One Spirochaetota bacterium genomic window, TCAATAGTTCATTATACCTGATATGAATACAAATACCATCACACTATGTGTCAATGAGATATTCTACTCTCTTCAGGGAGAAACTACCCGCACAGGGTTCCCATCGCTTTTCATACGGCTTGCAGGATGCAATCTTAACTGCAGGTGGTGCGATACTGTCTATGCAAAAACTGGTTTACCGATAACTATCGCCCATATTTTGCAAACAATAGAGAAATATCCCACTCCAAACCACATCACCATTACCGGTGGAGAACCGTTAATTCAGGAACATACAGTGACACTTCTTGATATTCTTTGTAGAAAAAACTATCCTTTGCAGCTGGAAACCAACGGTAGCATTTCAATTGAACACGTGCCCCCACAGGTCCACAAAATTGTTGATGTTAAAACACCTTCAAGTGGCCATGTAAATTCGTTTAACTTTACTAATATACAGTATCTTAAGCCACATGATGAAATAAAATTTGT contains:
- a CDS encoding radical SAM protein, which encodes MNTNTITLCVNEIFYSLQGETTRTGFPSLFIRLAGCNLNCRWCDTVYAKTGLPITIAHILQTIEKYPTPNHITITGGEPLIQEHTVTLLDILCRKNYPLQLETNGSISIEHVPPQVHKIVDVKTPSSGHVNSFNFTNIQYLKPHDEIKFVIEDVNDYNYSKQFMEKYLAHVPCVINFSPVADAMKPQQLAEYILHDRLNVRLNIQLHKILWHTEPKHF